A genome region from Sediminispirochaeta bajacaliforniensis DSM 16054 includes the following:
- a CDS encoding carbohydrate ABC transporter permease translates to MNIFDQGENAVFRGTWKAVLFLLPTILILIVFLYFPAWHSLVMSFFRNNLFLGTHTFIGLGNYRNLFTGPLAPAFLQSLTQTLLISLLIVFIGISASIFLAIQANKKIKGGTVYRMLLIWPFALSPAVAGTIFLFIFNPEVGIMNTLLDFLFSVKPRWLDSPLLALTLVVFAAVWKYLGYNIVFYLAALQNIPTEPLEAADIDGAGAWRKFFNVLYPLLSPTTFFLVFTNISYAFFETFGLIDILTTGGPVGPPTVLDKTGITTTLMYKVFQDGFGGSSNMGFAAAESVILTIMVGVVAYFQFSSMGKGIHYQG, encoded by the coding sequence TCTTTGATCAAGGGGAAAATGCCGTTTTCAGGGGGACATGGAAGGCGGTCCTTTTTCTTCTGCCCACTATTTTGATCCTCATCGTCTTTCTCTACTTTCCGGCGTGGCATTCGCTGGTTATGAGTTTTTTCCGAAACAACCTCTTTCTTGGGACCCATACATTCATCGGCCTGGGAAATTACCGAAATCTCTTTACCGGCCCCCTGGCCCCGGCCTTTCTCCAAAGTCTGACCCAAACCTTGCTGATCAGCCTCCTCATTGTCTTCATAGGGATTTCTGCTTCCATTTTCCTGGCCATACAGGCAAACAAAAAGATCAAGGGCGGGACCGTGTACAGGATGCTGCTCATCTGGCCCTTTGCCCTCTCTCCTGCCGTAGCCGGGACCATCTTCCTCTTCATCTTCAATCCCGAGGTCGGTATCATGAACACCCTTCTCGATTTCCTCTTTTCGGTAAAACCTCGCTGGCTCGATTCGCCCCTGCTTGCGCTCACGCTCGTGGTCTTTGCCGCTGTATGGAAGTATCTTGGGTATAACATCGTCTTCTACCTGGCCGCTCTGCAGAACATCCCCACCGAACCCCTTGAAGCGGCCGATATTGACGGGGCAGGTGCGTGGAGAAAATTCTTCAATGTGCTGTATCCTCTCCTGAGCCCTACCACATTTTTTCTGGTCTTCACCAATATCAGCTACGCCTTTTTTGAGACCTTCGGACTTATCGATATCCTTACAACAGGGGGTCCCGTCGGCCCCCCGACAGTGCTGGATAAAACGGGAATCACCACCACCCTCATGTACAAGGTCTTTCAGGACGGCTTTGGGGGAAGCAGCAATATGGGTTTCGCGGCAGCAGAAAGCGTCATTCTGACCATCATGGTGGGGGTTGTTGCCTATTTCCAATTCTCATCCATGGGCAAGGGCATACACTATCAGGGGTAA
- a CDS encoding carbohydrate ABC transporter permease, translating into MNKKKKGALWVHIVLCTAVILVCFPIVFALIKSTQNTAQVLSPSLKIGSSFFHNFKRAFFDYKLWIYMKNSLVISVYVTLGKIILSFLAAFALVYFKFKGKKIIFIFIIVTLMMPTEVLILGLFNLIANKPAASLLQWASWVFNPVKLLFHPIAYGFGWSNTNLAIIVPFLASATGVFLFIQHFNSVPRSLVDSSRIDGTGPIGFIFHILIPMSWNTIGALALIQFVYVWNQYLWPRVIVRYDANQVVQVGMNKIIAIGDSVAWGEVMSGAIIAMIPPLIIFALLYNAFMKGYALSSDK; encoded by the coding sequence ATGAATAAGAAAAAAAAGGGCGCGCTCTGGGTACACATTGTACTCTGTACGGCGGTGATTCTCGTCTGTTTTCCCATCGTATTTGCACTTATAAAATCGACTCAAAACACTGCTCAGGTTCTTTCCCCGTCGCTGAAGATCGGATCCAGTTTTTTTCACAATTTCAAGCGGGCCTTTTTCGACTATAAACTCTGGATCTACATGAAAAACTCTTTGGTAATCTCCGTATATGTTACCCTAGGAAAGATTATTCTCTCCTTTCTTGCGGCCTTCGCATTGGTCTACTTCAAATTCAAAGGCAAGAAAATCATCTTTATCTTTATTATTGTAACGCTCATGATGCCGACCGAGGTGCTGATCCTCGGGCTCTTCAACCTGATCGCGAACAAACCTGCAGCCAGCCTGCTCCAATGGGCATCCTGGGTTTTCAACCCCGTCAAACTGCTGTTCCATCCCATTGCATACGGTTTCGGCTGGTCCAATACAAACCTCGCCATCATCGTTCCCTTTCTCGCCTCTGCGACGGGCGTCTTTCTTTTCATCCAGCACTTCAACTCTGTTCCCCGCTCCCTGGTTGATTCTTCCAGAATAGACGGAACAGGCCCTATAGGCTTTATTTTCCACATCCTTATTCCCATGAGCTGGAACACCATCGGAGCCCTGGCGCTGATTCAATTTGTCTATGTCTGGAACCAATATCTCTGGCCAAGGGTGATCGTCCGTTACGATGCCAATCAGGTGGTACAGGTCGGGATGAATAAAATCATTGCAATCGGCGATTCGGTCGCCTGGGGAGAGGTTATGTCCGGTGCCATCATCGCCATGATACCGCCCTTGATTATCTTTGCCCTGCTGTACAATGCTTTTATGAAGGGGTATGCGCTGAGTTCCGATAAGTAA